The window gaggcgccgtccgttcggcgttagatcggatcttccgtgatttgaatcgccacgagtacgactccctcatccgtgttctagtgacgcttccgcttagcgatcttcaaaggtatgaagatgctcatcttctccctctcttgttgctagaatctccatagattgatcttggtgatgtgtagaaaattttgaattattgctacgttccccaacagtaagttTCTGGTCTTTTGTAAAAAAAATATCAGGCAAATTTATGTGAATTAACATTGACTCTAGATACCTAGAAAATCTTCGCATCAGCGGACAACTCCCGCAAGAAATTTTCAGGCTTCCTTTAATTCAGACACTGTGATGGCTTGCTACTTGCTAGTTGATTTAATGTACAAGTACATATGATTATCATACAATTATCGATATTCAATTAAACTGTTACTAGCTGGCAATTTCAGGAAGCTTCGGGGCAACTGCTTCAACGGCACCCTAAATATTGGTCGGACTTCAGAACTCAGCTCCAAACAATTGATTTGTGTAAAGTGCATGCTCTAGCTAATACAACCAAAAGACCAATctcatggaagagactaggcaatacatttatacgtcaacaatccacctcacgtgtggctccctcaggcctaaacgtggatcaaaaatgggctgcaatttaattgcgctaGTCGGGTCTTAaaatcaagacctcttggctctgataccatgtaaagtgcatgctctagccaatgcaaccaaaagaccgatctaatggaagagactaggcaataCATTTATACGTTAACAATTTGCAGGATAATCAGATCGAAAAGATCACTATTGGGGGAACCCAACACAACAAGAAACTCATGTAAAGACACTCTGCATTACACAACTTGAGGTTCCTTGACGGATTAAAGTTTTCATGTATGTCCACGTCGCGCGCTTTTAGGAAATCCAATATGCAACACAGGGAACGATCAGTACTGCAAAATCACGGGACAGTCTAACCCCGATGCGCCACCATATGCTACCAAAAGGAACTATTCTGGGCTGCCATCTGCATGCCTCTAGAGCCAGCTTCTGAGCCCAAGCTGCGTGTGGTCTGTGTCGTACAAGGGCATATGTCCTTCAGAACACCATCATTTTCTGACCTCAACAATGAGTCGTActatcttctactccctccgttcctaaatatttttcttttgagatattttaacaagtgactacatatggagcaaaggaGGATGTTCTTCTCCTGCTTTTCTAGAGTTGGGTTCCTTTGCTCTTTGTCTTCTTTTTTGACTTTGTCGTTTCATTTCCTAACCTCATTGACATGTTCGCCATGACATTGTGCTTGGACTTCTGGTTGATTACATTTGGACTTGTTGACTAGTTTGGACTTTTGGTTGATTGTTTTTGGTCTTGTTGAGTATCTTGGGTTTCATTAGGCGTCCACGGAGGACAAGGAACTCTAAGgatgtgtttggttgcccgcaccgATTTTGGAGTCTTTGCATATACTTCTTAGATGGGCCTGGCTGATGAAAAACAGCCTATAAACCACCAAGTGCACATTGTTTGGTTGCTCACATATAGGCTAGCTGCATGAGGGAACTAATTTTGACCCTCTATTTGGCTGGCCGCATAGCATTAAGCGCACATAGGACACGTTGTTTGGTTGCAACTTGCATTTGGTGTTGTCACCACTTCTCACTAGTGGTGACCTTACCACACACGATTAACAACTCCACTCCTAACTACAAAAGAAATTACGGTTCCTCCTAGCTACTATCAAATGGCAGTACACATTATTAAGAGCCAAATGGCTTAATGCGGAAAGttcatatccctcgtcttcctcgtcATCTTACCTCTTCTGTTGCTGttgttcctcttcgtcttcctcttctgatgctgctgctcttgctcttcttctaattcttcttcttcagatcctTGTCTGACCTCTGTTATCCCACATTGCATGTGCCCACTCCAGCCATTTGTTCTTCCAGGCTTTGTTGTCAAATGCCTTAACACCATGGCCACCAAGATCAAGATCGTCAGGCGTCACCTCTTCCTCCTTAGGCACCAGTTCCTCAACACCCCATTGCAGGATCCAGTTGTGTGGAATGCAACATGCAAGAACAAGCTTAACCTAGGTAGGATAAGGGTGGAATGGCTTCTGATCCAAGATCTTGAATATGTTCTTGagagctccaaatgccctctcaaccGTTACTTGAAGGCTGGAGTGTCTGAGATTGAACAACTCCCGTGGAGTCCTAGGGTAGTTCCTACCAGAGAACTTGTTCAGATGGTACCTGGTCTTCCTGAAGGATGGAAGAACACCTGGCCAACATGCAAAGCTggcatatctgaggtagaacttgcCATCGGGGATGTTGATGCCATCAGGACGACTGATGTTGTCACTCAGTATGTTAGCATCATGTGTTGACCCTTCCTAGCCAGCCAGCACATAGGTGAACTTCAGATCGAAGTCAACAGTAGCAAGCACATTCTGGCTTGTGTAATGCTTCCCCCCTGAATGCAGCAGCTTGTGACCTCGACACTCTGCCACTaacatgagtaccatctattgccccAATGCAATCCTGAAATGGCAATACAAGATTGTGTTAGCGCTCACCTTGAACTACCCAAGCATGTCAAGCAATGAACTACATATTGCAGTGCTCATcttgaagtatggataccatcttgggcttGTGCGAATCTTGGTAGGAGTCCAGCCAGTTGGTGACTTGATCATCTCTCCTCTGAGCTCCCCAACAGCATACAACACTTGCTTGAAGTGCCTTGAGATGGTCTCCATTGACCTCCTGAACGTGTTGTGGATAACCATGAACCTCTGGTTATGGCCAACAATATGAAGGAACATGGCGACTTGCTCTTCCACACTGGAGTGGATGCTATCTTCTAGAAGCCACATGGTCCTGAAGGTCTGAACAAGTCTGGCAAGTGGTGCTTTTTTCATTCTAAGCATGCATCAACAGAGCCTCTGTGTCATTGCAGTTGTATATGTAGTTCAGATTGGCGATCCTCTCCTACTCCCGCATAAGCATTGGATCATATCTGATGACAGGTCTCTCAGCACGACGAACATCTCTCTTGTCCATGAACATGACCCATGCCTGAATCACTGCTACCAGTGCTCCTGCCTGAAGTACCAGCCACATCCGCGCGTCCATAACCTAGTCCATATCGAGGGTGCGTTGAGCAATGGGGAAATCGATCCTACACCTTGTCTAACGGCCTAACAACACACCTAATTTAGGGGATAGGAGATGTTGCTTACCGGCATCGAAGACGATGACGGGGAAGGGGGGCATGGCAGAGTGAAGGACGACCGGGCGACGGCCAAATGGAAgagcagcaacagctcctactgtTGGATCTGCCGGCACCGCTTGCACAGATCTGAGTCACCGCTCGCCGGTGGTGGTGGGGCTAGAGGAAGTGGTTGTCCTAGAGGTAGTGGTGACCGAGTAAATGGGTGGGGGTGGTGAGCCTAGATTTGGCATCGTGACGCCGCGCCCGATTTCCGTCTTCCGCCATCCCCACTTGCTTTTAGCCtgccacccccctccccccgcgtGCGAGCTTGCGCCGCCCTCAGCCTGACTCGCTAGAAACTACCGATTCGGTAACTTCTAGCGGGCCAGGCCGGGGGCTGCTTTAAACTTCGTGCGGATGCGAGCCAGCCCACTATGTGCGCAACCAAACGCACATTTCATGTCTCAACTTGGGCTGGTTGCGATTTCGTGGGCAACCAAATGCGCCCTAAGGTATGATTATTTGTTTCCCCCTACACAACTTCTCCTCCTACATTTGTTTTCATGACAGCCTCTCTCTTTCACCGGAGCCTCAACCCTCCATGCATTGTTGTTTCAGgtccttttcttcttccttttgtggTGGTTGTCGCCACGATGTTCAACCCTTACACACATCATTTGCTTCCCCTCCCCCTCTATCCCTCTTCGCCTTTCTCAATTGCCCTTCTCTTTTTTCTCGTTCGTGTCGTGTCTAAGTCATTGTCAGGCGAATGATTCCAACTAAGCTTGAACCGGGGGGACTTCTAAGCCTGCACGTGCTTTAATCGCACTTGTAGCACTGATAGCAAATCGGCATGGCTTTGTTTGCACTTGTAACACTGATAGCAAATCGGCATGGTCAATCGAGGGCGTTGATGCGCCATTCAACGGCTCACGCATCGTGCAGCACAAGAAAAAAGAGGCGTCACTTGCCGAAGCTACCCGCTTCAGTCCCGAGCTCTCGGACCCAGATGGCATCCACCTCGCCGGAACCCGCAGCGACCGAGACCGGCGACTCTGTCAAAATCCGCCGCCTAGAGATCGCCGACCGCGAGAGGGGCTTCCTATCCCTGCTCTCCCAGCTCTCCTCCTGCCCGGACCTCACCGAGTCCGAGTTCGCCGCGTGCTTCGCCGACCTCGCGGCCCTCGGCGACGACCACGTCATCCTCGTGGCCGAGGACCCCGCCGCGGCTCCGGAGCGGCGGATCCTCTCCACGGGGTGCCTCTTCGTGGAGCGCAAGTTCCTCCGCGGCGGCGGCAAGGTGGGGCACGTGGAGGACGTTGTggtcgacgccgccgcgcgcggccGGGGGCTCGGGCTCCGCGTCGTGCGCCGCCTCGTGGAGATCGCGAAGGAGGCCGGCTGCTACAAGGTCATCCTGGACTGCACCCCGGAGCTGCGCGCCTACTACGCCAAATGCGGCTTCGTGGAGAAGGGGGTTCAGATGGCCGTGTACTTCTGATCCATCCATGGGGTAATGCGCAACAGAGACTGCATTTCTTTGTCCCGTCGCATCTACAGTATCCCTTTGTCTGTGGCAATCTGTTATCATATCATTATTCTGAACTTGTCTGTGTTAGTGACTGAGAATGCTATTTATGAATCCCAACTTTCTGATGTGGCTGTATGGCTTTGGCCTGTTTCTGCTGCGTTCATAAACCGTGCTATATTGTCTTGGTTAAATAACAGCGATAATTCTGTCGCTACTATAATGTTCCAAATATCGGCCAGTTAATCGGCATCTCGGTCAGTTAATTGCCACTCAGGTGGGTCACCGAATAGCCGATAGTAACTGATTTATCAGCCGATTAACTGCTGATTCGCCTATTTATCCCTACTCAGCACCTGAACGATATGGTACCagttaccgatatcctgaacattgCCTACTAGTGTAAATCttgaaagttactactccctctgttcacttttataagtgtACAGTGATTGTTGCTGAAAGAACTTTTGGTACCGAGGCTCTTCAGGTTTCACTTTTAGAGATTGGCCAACTGATGCCCCGTGTAAATATTCAACATGCATCaccctatgatttgagacattttgTGGAGTGCATGCTATTATGGTTCTACGCAGCTGGGTGACACTGCTAGGGACCTGGAGACGGTATCAAGATTGCCTGTGCATTTGCAGGAACATGATAAGTAGCAATTACTGGTTGATGATGACTTGTCAGAAACTTATGGGTTTGGTTTCTGGAATGCTTATTGGCTTAAATTTTCACTTCCATTTTCTGCTGGTGATATGTGACTCAGCGAGTACTATCCTCCACTCAGGACCCAACCACAGTTTGATTTTGCTAAATTGGTACCCAACACATTACAACTTACAAGCCAGTTCAACACCTTCAGCATTCGGCACTTGTAAAAGGTTACTGGAAACCAATTTGTTAATCATCACATGAAGAGTTATTATCTTCACAAGGTTATTGAAAACTAATTTCTATTGTGGGTATTTTCTAATCACTTTTCCCACTATAGGTTGTTTGGAAATATAAATCTTGCAATATAACCTTCTAGTTTGCTTTACCCCAACTTTATTGGTCCCGATAAAAATAATTATGTTGTTTCAATTGTTATTTGGTTTCCAAGTCGACTCAATTTGGAGTTAACAGGGTCAATGTAGCGGTCACATCAGATACGATTGTTCCACCTTCTAGTTTTGTTGAATAAGAATCTGCAACATTTGCTTCCATATTGGCATCCAGTACTCTATTTTTGAAAATCCTGCTCTGTGTATAAAAAATAATGTTAGTTTTGTTTGTACTTGATCATTTGGTGTTTGATTACATGTGCTGAAATACTTTCGAGATCTTATACATAACTTCATCTTCTTGTCACAGGTAATTCAGCTAATAGTCGATCCATCAAAGTTGATATATGTCCTTGGGGTCCATTCTGAAGAAATTAGTACTGTCATGGGGTACAGCTCTTAACCTGGCTGATTTTCCAGTACCACAATGGACCATTGAGAAGCTTCCTTGGAGCTAAATTCTTTTCCAGAAAATACATACTTCTATCACGGGCTGGTACTGCTGAGCTCTCCTCATTCCCCTCCATTCGAATTGGATGTTATACCACGCACGTTAGATGCTATACCAAACAATGGCTCCAGATTAACATGCCGGCTAGTTTACCGAGCTCGATATGATTACCACTCTTTGTAGACTCATTTGCTTACGACGGTATAACTCGACGATAGTGTGAAGCCACAAAGGTTCTCTTTGTGGACTTTATTAATCATTAGGCATATTATAATCTGCCACACGGGAATTCTCAAGATCATCTAGGAAGGATTCTAGCCAGACCATGGTTCTAGCATGAAGCCTCCCAAAGGAAGCTAGAAGCTCATCCAAACATGAGTGTTTCTGTC is drawn from Triticum dicoccoides isolate Atlit2015 ecotype Zavitan chromosome 6B, WEW_v2.0, whole genome shotgun sequence and contains these coding sequences:
- the LOC119326503 gene encoding probable glucosamine 6-phosphate N-acetyltransferase 2, giving the protein MASTSPEPAATETGDSVKIRRLEIADRERGFLSLLSQLSSCPDLTESEFAACFADLAALGDDHVILVAEDPAAAPERRILSTGCLFVERKFLRGGGKVGHVEDVVVDAAARGRGLGLRVVRRLVEIAKEAGCYKVILDCTPELRAYYAKCGFVEKGVQMAVYF